A stretch of the Streptomyces sp. NBC_00078 genome encodes the following:
- a CDS encoding methyltransferase domain-containing protein: MPHEEPHGDKPRSFEDLVAEGVAVSTEGWDFSWFEGRATEERPSWGYAVALADRLAAATAALDVQTGGGEVLAFALGRAVKAPALTAATEGRPPNVARATALLRPRGTLVVAVPEDAPLPFADGAFDLVSSRHPVTPHWAEIARVLEPGGTYFAQHVGPGSVYELVEYFLGPQPDQSRSARHPGGERARAEAAGLEIVDLRAERLRIEFHDIAAVVHFLRKVVWMVPGFTVEAYEDRLRALHERIEAEGPFVAHSTRHLFDARRPLHR, encoded by the coding sequence ATGCCTCACGAAGAACCCCACGGCGACAAGCCCCGCAGCTTCGAGGATCTCGTCGCCGAGGGCGTCGCCGTGTCCACCGAGGGGTGGGACTTTTCCTGGTTCGAGGGCCGGGCCACGGAGGAGCGGCCCTCATGGGGATACGCCGTCGCCCTGGCCGACCGGCTTGCCGCAGCCACCGCCGCACTGGACGTCCAGACCGGGGGAGGGGAGGTCCTGGCATTCGCCCTCGGCCGGGCCGTGAAGGCCCCGGCGCTCACCGCCGCGACCGAGGGCCGGCCACCGAACGTGGCCAGGGCCACCGCCCTGCTGCGCCCGCGCGGCACCCTGGTCGTCGCCGTGCCCGAGGACGCGCCGCTTCCGTTCGCGGACGGCGCCTTCGACCTCGTCAGCAGCCGGCACCCGGTGACCCCGCACTGGGCGGAGATCGCCCGCGTCCTGGAGCCGGGCGGCACCTACTTCGCCCAGCACGTCGGCCCGGGCAGCGTGTACGAGCTCGTCGAGTACTTCCTGGGACCGCAGCCGGACCAGTCGCGCAGCGCCCGCCACCCCGGCGGCGAACGCGCCCGTGCCGAGGCCGCCGGCCTGGAGATCGTCGACCTGCGCGCCGAGCGGCTGCGCATCGAGTTCCACGACATCGCGGCCGTCGTGCACTTCCTTCGCAAGGTGGTCTGGATGGTCCCCGGCTTCACCGTCGAGGCGTACGAGGACCGCCTCCGTGCCCTGCACGAACGGATCGAGGCCGAGGGCCCGTTCGTCGCGCACAGCACCCGGCACCTCTTCGACGCCCGCAGGCCACTCCACCGCTGA
- a CDS encoding winged helix DNA-binding domain-containing protein: MTLQITWNEASARRLERQFLATSAGGGTPVAEVVGAMLGAHAQVLSAAEVSVGVRAEGVTRADVRAAVWGAPAPDSLVKMHGPRGTVHLLPARELPLWCSALPAVPSRASPSAPDVRVTEEQARQIVAAIGDALEGVCLTVDELSEEVVARTGSWAGDRVMPAFQDLWPRWRQVMHRAGQSGAMCSGPNRGRKVTYTRPPHFTPLPPEEALRELVRRYLHAYGPASPQNFAKWLAAPGGWTARLFAELAGSGEIEEVVFEGAEGCWVVAGDTEFPGGRVRGVRLLPYFDAYAIAARPRRTLFPGAAHQRALAGGQAGNYPVLLVDGVVAGVWHQRRRGRRTTVTVEPLGRLTARQEREVGEQAQRVGEVLEAEAELVIGEVAAGPHA, encoded by the coding sequence TCGGCGCGATGCTCGGCGCGCATGCCCAGGTGCTGTCCGCGGCGGAGGTGTCGGTGGGGGTACGGGCCGAGGGCGTGACGCGGGCCGACGTGCGCGCCGCGGTGTGGGGCGCCCCCGCACCGGACTCGCTGGTGAAGATGCACGGGCCGCGCGGGACCGTGCACCTGCTGCCCGCGCGTGAACTGCCGTTGTGGTGTTCGGCGTTGCCCGCCGTGCCGTCCCGGGCGAGCCCGTCCGCACCGGACGTGCGGGTGACCGAGGAGCAGGCGCGTCAGATCGTGGCGGCGATCGGGGACGCCCTGGAGGGCGTGTGCCTGACCGTGGACGAGCTGAGCGAGGAGGTCGTCGCCCGCACCGGTTCCTGGGCCGGCGACCGGGTGATGCCCGCCTTCCAGGACCTGTGGCCGCGCTGGCGGCAGGTGATGCACCGGGCCGGCCAGTCCGGTGCGATGTGCTCCGGCCCGAACCGGGGCCGCAAGGTGACGTACACCCGCCCGCCGCACTTCACTCCGCTGCCGCCTGAGGAGGCGCTGCGCGAGCTCGTACGCCGTTACCTGCACGCGTACGGTCCCGCGTCGCCGCAGAACTTCGCCAAGTGGCTTGCGGCACCGGGTGGTTGGACAGCGAGGTTGTTCGCGGAACTGGCCGGGTCGGGGGAGATCGAGGAGGTCGTGTTCGAGGGGGCGGAGGGGTGCTGGGTCGTGGCCGGTGACACGGAGTTCCCCGGGGGCCGGGTCCGCGGGGTCCGTCTGCTGCCGTACTTCGATGCCTACGCCATCGCCGCGCGGCCCCGCCGGACGCTGTTCCCGGGGGCCGCCCACCAGCGGGCGCTGGCCGGCGGGCAGGCGGGCAACTACCCCGTGCTGCTGGTGGACGGTGTGGTGGCGGGCGTCTGGCACCAGCGGCGCCGGGGACGTCGTACGACCGTCACGGTGGAGCCGCTCGGGCGGCTGACCGCCCGCCAGGAGCGGGAGGTGGGCGAGCAGGCGCAGCGGGTGGGTGAAGTGCTGGAGGCGGAGGCCGAGTTGGTGATCGGGGAGGTGGCCGCGGGCCCGCACGCGTAG